In the genome of Ziziphus jujuba cultivar Dongzao chromosome 10, ASM3175591v1, the window taaatatcaatcattaaaattccaaaaccaTTAAACCTCATGTGAAACTTAAGTCTCTACGTATCTATATATGTAAGTATATAAAAGATTTTGTAATTCAAACCGTGTTTGCTTTTAGTAAACCAAATTCAAAGTCAGgccatgtattattattattattattattattattttcttcttttgttagaAAAATTCAGACCATGTTGAGGGTCGATCACACATTATTGTTCGCGAGTGTAATCGCTTCTACCTTTACATGATGCCTTGTGCAAAATTTGCACGGATCTATTACCTACCCCCACCccaaaaagggagaaaaaaaacaaaaaaaagaaaaaaaagacgaaAAGAGAAacctttaaaacaaaaatccGTAAGAAATAGTCAACTTTGTCAAGCGCACGATACTGCCATCTTTACACAGCAATGTGTCTCCCAATGGATATATTAATCAAACACAAAGCTTACCCAACGTCCTAAAAAGACTAATAAATTCACTTTACCTACTCCCAATCTTTGTATATGATGGcaataaatttatatcaataAAGATTTCTAAAATCTTGCATGCAAAAACAAAAGGCCTAAATTTGTTCAGTGCTTATATTGCTTGTTTTCCAAAATTCTTTTAAAGAGATTTTGAcaatacaataatttttcttaaaaatctgTTTATTGTCTAGTTGATTAATGTGCCATTGAGTCCAAACTTTTCCTACTCATaaagatattattatttaaaaaaaaaaaaaaaaaccataaactcatccattaaaagaaaatatgaactACCAGCAAAAGCTTATTTATTACCTTTCGAATAAagatcaaattttcaaattctacaAATTCATGCTACAGCCTAacatggaaatttttttctGTTGACAACCTATACTAATTACACTTGCAAGCCTTTCATCATAAAACATTGACCATGCCAAGGAGTTGAATGTTACATGATCACGTACAACTATCTAATAGTAAACAAAATCTAAGAATACCATGAATTGCACGAATTAAACTTCTTCACATATTTCACACCCTTAAGACCTTATCCTAGTGCTTGCATACTACTCTGCTATGATCCGGTGGGACAGGTTTTTATTAATGAAAGTCAAtatcatgaaaataaaaaattacaagggTCAATAAATTATGGGTGGGTTGGTATACCAGCCTGAACAGCGGCACTGCCTCCTGTTCTATAACGGTGGTAGAGGCCGCTGAAAAAGCTAGATAAAAACATGAGAAACAACTGCGCAAATATaaccatttcaaaaataataacattttctatatataacTAAACTGAGTGTCAATTTACAGGCTATTTGATCTCACCATAAAAATGAGGCAAAAAAAGAGGATATTTGTATTACTTGGTGGGGTTCCCCCACCAAATCCAAAGGTTTGAACCGATGGATTTAAATCCTTACCATACCAACATTGGACCTGCATATCTTCATTGAAGATtgaagaaaagagaagagattAAGAATGCTGCCATATAAACAGGTAATAAGCACAGCATATACGAGGCACAAACACATGGAAGCTACTGCATACCGATTCAAACAATAAACCTTGCAGGTGCCAGTGCAGTTGACTTTTTCCTTCTCTGGCCAATTTTGTTCCACCAAGGACTCCATTGCACCATGACAGAAAGTGTACGGCAACCCTTTCATTTGTTTGAAAACAGAATTCAAACTTGTAAACGGGCAGATTTAGATTTCTCTATATCAAGCTTCctcataaataatcaaacagACCAAGAATTGCTCTTGGCAAACAAGGTGACATACTCTATTCAGAGTCTGAGTCAATTGATAGATACAATCTTGGCCTTACAGAACGTTTTTGTCGAGGAAATGAGAAAGGACTATCTGATCTCTGTCTACTAGCCTTGTCAGATCTAGCATCATTCATACCAAGAAGCAAAGAGGCTGCATAAGATCGAATAACAagctattataattttaaaaacagaAAGGCTAAAAAAACGAATCAGTTCCTATGAATTGTGTTTAGAACATTAGTTAGAACTGGACTTTCCAATAAAAAGatatcaatataaaaataaaaatagaaatactgATTCCAACATGATAACAACGTTTTAAATcaagagaataaaaaattgCTAAAATGTTTTCACAATTATTTACACATTTTCTACCAAAGAGAATCATTCATCTAAAGTAACAAATAAAGCaatcataatatattatttaatttaatgaaGTGGCTagttatttaaaagaaaatgaacaaaCCAGGATCAGGCAAGGAATCTATGACACCTTCTCGGGATGAAACTTGCTGCTTCGAATTCAATCCATTTGGAGTTACTGACTCACCATTACTGCCACTGCCACTGGCACCATCACCAAGCCGAAGAGATATCCAATCCTCAGTACGGACACCACCATTTGACATATCAGCCTGATCTCTAAAGTGAGACTGCATAGATACATCTGAAGGCCTTGTGGGAAGAAATATCTGAAGAGCGGGATCATCCCCAGCAAATGGCAAGGGATTATCTAATAAGCCATCATTTATATCAGTATCTGAACGACCAACAGAAGAATTTGGGGCTAGAGTAGCAGTTCCCATGGTAGGGTCTGGAGCCAATGTGTAGCCATTCATGGATGTGGAACAATTGATTGTACCATGTTGCAGTTCAACTAGAGCGTCCGAAACATCTGCATCAGAACCAAACAATTGGAAACCTGGGCCTGCTTGATTTGCAGGAGGTAAATGCCACAATGGCATCCCAAATTCATCATCATTGCCATTAAAAAGACCTAAGCACGGGCTCCCACTAGTAACAAGAGTAGGATCATCTGGGTACGAATCCGTCATAACAGGAGGTGGCACTGAAAAATTAACCCCACCACCATCAGTTCGATGATTTCTGTACACAGATCCAGAAGAAATGAAGATGTCATTGTCTTCATCAGAATCACTAAGTACAATAACTTCTGCATCCCCTACTGGTGCAGAAGGGTTTTGGTCAGCAACTCCAAATGCAGAATCAACATTAAGAGAAATAGTTTCCATCTCAACTCCATTGTTGGTGGAGAAATCAAAATTCCCACCTCCATCCTGATTTACACTTGGATCTTCATCATCCCTACCACTTCCGGTTGCACTGCTGCTCATTGGGATAACCCTTTGCTCATGATTTCCAAAGTTCTGTGGTAGTATGTTACCGGAAGATGTGATCATATCATCAGGTTTGCTAACCTCCCAAAACCCATTCCGATTCTTCCTGATTCCAAGTTTCAAGCCAGTATGACCTTCTGAAACACCTTCCTGTTTGACCTGCTTCAACAAGTCTGCTTTTAGTTTTTCTTCTCCATCATTAGAGACACAAAGCGTACCATCTGGAAAATGCCATTGACCAACAACTCCAAGCTCCTTCCGTTCAATTTCACTTTTAGCCTTTACTCGCCAAGAACCATCAGGCTTCACCTCAATCTCTGTTACATCCTCTGCACAATGCCTCATCTGTACCAacccaaacaataaaaaaataaaaaaataaataaaactgaaTCATAATACAGATCAAAAGGACATTAGataattctttttcattatgaggaagtaattttaatatacatataaggAATTACCATTGAGGTGATGCAGTTGAAATATGGGTCAATAATGACATTCTCCAAGGAATAGTTCTTGAGACAAATAGGGCACTGCCACTGTACAGACATATTCAAAGCATGCTCAAACATACAAAACATGCTACATAAGGACAAATTTAAACCAAATTCGATCTTCTGTTAAATCTTACCTTTCTTGAACGTTGATTCATTTCCACAAAAACTTCAAGATCAAAACAGCCCATGTGAACACAAGGTTTGAACCTTCCAGATACCTTCATTCTTGAACCACTCATCTATGGATTAATGCACGTGTAACACATCAAAATGAATTGCAAAACAAATAGCATTTTGAATATGAAAGAACAAGACAAATATGCAAAATAAACGAACTCTTTTAGCCACCTGTTGTTTACTATACTACAGAAGACACGTCCACTATACAGCATATATAAAGTTTAAATGACTAAATACATTTCAATGTTCTCAAATTAAACCTAGAGGTATTGCCGTTATCAAAAGTTGTTCACAACAAGCACACCAGCACACTTACCGGACAACGTAGATTGACAACAAAAGAATCGGCAACAACTTCCAAGTCACTGTCACTATCAGCATTGTCAGTTGTTGTTCCACCACCAACGCAACGACGAACACGAGCAAGAGCATCTTCAAAACGCTCACCATCAGTCTCCTTAGGAATTGAGTTAAGTATCTAACCAACAAAGatgcataaaatttatattgtgATACTACACTCAATTAAATAGAGAAGAGCACAAAAAGATGGATTAAACAATTTTAGCAACTACTCCAAAAGTGAATCAATACAtactgaaacaaaaaaatttcagcTAATTTGCAAGTTATGTAGAATGTATCTTaaatggaaaaatgtggatTTCATGCTATCACGCAGGCGAAGGCAATCAAATTGTCACCTAGGCTCTTATGTGTGAGCCCAGAAAATGCCTAAGAAGCCTATATGCTTAATGTGGACAAGTAGAAGCAGCCCAGAGAAGCCTAACAGAGGAAAGGAAATCTGATTCTAAGGCCCAAACTTTGATTTGACATGACTTAATTTAAATAGGACTTACTTGCAATTTCATATGATCCAGAtggtgttcattttggcctaaATATAATCTGTACAGAAGCCCAGACATGTTCAGCCATCGGCCTTAAATTTATCGACAGAACTTAATTATTGATTAATGTTTATTCTTTTATCCAAATTCATGTACATGGACCACATTTATTGTGGCATCTAGACGCATCGGGTAGTGAGCTAATATATTAGGTTCATTGGTTATTGATTCATGTTCATGTATCTTCAAGTCCATGCATCTCTCAGATCCATGTACCAAATCTATTACGtgtcttttcatttttgaagTTCATGTACTAAATAAAAAGAGTATGAATGAAATGGAAAATATGGTTGAAGTTTCTAGCAAAAAAAGCCCACTGGTTTCATGTTTTCGTGTGATGCACACCTAACATAGATGTGTAGCCAAGGTTCCTAGGAGTGATTCCTAGAACTCTACTAGTATGATGCTACTAACTTATCCTCAATTTCCTTCGCTCCCTTCACTACTACATCCTTGCTAGGCAAGACTCCTTAAAGTTCATGTACTAAATAAAAAGAGTatgaatgaaatgaaaaatatggttAAAGTTTCTAGCAAAAAAAGCCCACTGGTTTCATGTTTTCGTGTGATGCACACCTAACGTAGATGTGTAGCCAAGGTTCCTAGGAGTGATTCCTAGAACTCTACTAGTATGATGCTACTAACTTATCCTCAATTTCCTTCGCTCCCTTCACTACTACATCCTTGCTAGGCAAGACTCCTAAAACAACATTAGCCTGACAATAATTGTTCTTTTGCACTCCAAAAGCTCCAGCTCTGTATTACAAATTTGCTCCTGTATaacttaaatacaatttcaattttgaataaCAATCAGATTGGGAGCACCAACGGAgacttcctttttattattattattacttttcttaacaaagtttttctttttaaatctgGTGAAATCTTCATAAAACTGTACTTTACTTTTGTTCTATGCTTTCAGTCTAAGATAAATTCCGTTGCTGACAAATTCATAGGTTTTTGTTTAGAATTTAAATGCCTTTTCCAACTTctagttttcttttattaaaagaaaatttctgcATCAACATATGACAAATTGAAGTGCTGAGTCATAACAGAAAAATGACCCATTACAACAccacacaataaaaaaaatcatccaGAAATTTCAGGCATACAATCTTCATAGAacttgataaaatttattttatcataatataAGAAAACTAGAATTTGAGAAAGAAAGGCATAGCCAATTTGCAGTATGCAGAGCTACCTGTTGAACAGTTCGGCGCTTCACAATTCGAACCCCTAAACAGAAAATGCGAGCATCACATCCAGTTAAGGAGATCTTATTAAATCCATCTTTAGTGTATGCTGTGATCTGACAAAATATAAGGCAGTAAActaagaaattaaacaaataatgcaATTGAGAATAATTAGAACACCGCACATCCACATAAATACATGTCCATGCAAAGACAAAGTTCATAAAAATGGTAGgcatttaaaattatgaaagagaTGAAAGAGACAAAAATGCTGCATTTATATCTGGAAGAGACTCACAATTGGACCATCATCACGACCATTAGCACCAAGAAGTTGAGAGCCTGGTCTATTAATTGCACGTACAGGCATACCTGTagctcaattaaaaaaaaaaaaaaaaatggttgaagtGACTTATTACAGCAGAACCAAAAGTTACGATACACCATGCAAAATTGAACCTTTGgatattcataattttaaacaaatgccaactttcctctctctctctctctccctttctattttttcttttttttttaaaaaaaaatttataaatcaaacATCAATCACATACCGTTGACCTGTAAGTCCGCATACTGTGGCCACTGCATCCTGAATGGAACTTTGTCATTTAAAAGCATGCACCAAGCCTGAGCAACAATGACAATAACCAATCAATACATCTATAACTAAAGACTAATGGAACGATAAGCATTCATGCATTCATGAAtctcaaaatacaaaaaaccaccTGAACATCATGCTCCTGTTTTGATAATAAATCCTTGTCTGCCCTATTGAGTTGAAATGTTTTCTCCACACTCTGAACTGGATTCGTGCTGCACCCATTTGCACAAGAAAAGGATCAAGACAAAAACAAGTAGAAACATCAAtgttagatatatatgtatacatacatatatatatatatatatataggaaaagaCAGATACAAGCACTACAAAATAATCCACTAGTCTATTTCCAACAGTTCATCAAGTACATAATCTGACACACTTAACAAATAAAcgaaatataacaaattaaaacattAGACAGTTATAGTCCTCATCTAAAATGAACTACAGAATAGTCTTTGCATGGCAGGATATTTTTAGTagaataaacataaataaattaaactatcTTAGTTCTTAGTGAAATTTGCCAAAAGAAAACATAAGGGCaacaataatctttttttttaatatgcttaCTGTATGAGAACAAACCAGCATCTTCCAACACCTATGTAACAATCAGAATTTTTCGAAACATAAATAAGTTTTggaaagcaaaaaacaaaagttataaaatttaaagtttcaTGTTGCTCATCTATCTCTACCatgaaaatattacaaaatgaaGATACTTGAAGTGCATTCAGGGATGAGCATTAGTGTATCAATGGGAATAAGCAATTAGTGTAGTAAActacaaaacaattaaaaaaaaaaaaatgtctactCCTCGacatttaaatttctatttatataatgTGATTAAATATTCTTAAATTTCTATAACACAGAAACAACTAAATTTCAGTCTTTACTTCAAATAATGaaccttaattaaaaaaaaaatttaaaaattaaaaaaaaaattgaaagaaaatactGTGTAGTTCAGTATTAATCATAATCAAAGACAATACACTTACCCATCAGTTGGCATATTCGTAGTGACCAACTTCACAGGAGACAAAGGATGTGCTACTGTTACCCAAAAACTGTACAAAAGGAATACAAAAGCCATAAACGAAATAGTATATAAATAGATTACAGCATAAAAGTGGCACATACGCATCTAATTATAGCTGTTTAACAAAGAAATCAGTAGAACTTCAAACATCCCTTGCGTCAAATGACTATAAGAATGGAAATAGTATGGAAGAAAATATCTTAAACCACGAAGCATAAGTGGACTGGAACCTATCAGACAAATGATCAATTCTACTAAGAAATAAACGCTCATCTACTTTATATATCACATACTTATTCTTTCATACAACATAAATCTTGAACACTCTTGCAATATCTGAAACAGATTACTTCAATTTCTAAAGTAACCCTAGACAAAGCAGTCCTGTTTCATttgtctttaaaatttaaactattttttaaatgaaaacatAAACATCCATGACTAGGAGGAAATTTTCCTTGGGCCACAGAAACCTCAAAAATATCGTTTCTAAATCAATATGTACTCCTTAATATTCTGTGACTGGCTTATTACCATGGTTGGATATGAAAACCCACCATTAGATATTATACGAAACATATTACCTTCGTTAGAGAGAATAAGATAATACTAATTGTAGAATGACATCAATAGTTGTACAAAAAGTCATAATACATAAAAGAGTATCAAAAGTTTACAACAAGGGACCACAAAATTTAACAGAAAACACACCCATGCAAAAATACAGTGATGAGGTTTCAACTAAACATTTAAACAGCAGGTTGCTAATTAAAACTCTCGAGATAAGAAGAAAGCAGGAGGGAAACTAAAATGATCAATAGGATTAAGGGAACATGAAATTAATATTACCATACCCCAACAGGAAGGGAACAAGAAACTAATATCTACCATACCCCAACAGGAAACACAGAGAGATAAAGAATGGAGATCATACAGAATATGTACCATCCAGGATGCACCTAATCAAAACAAACAGACAATATGCagctatatataattttttcagtaAGAAAATATGAGTTGAACATACGGGTCAGCCCGACTGAGTcgacaaatttcacaataaaatACTTCCGGAACCGGTGCATTGCCTTCCATAGGTTTCTCCGGAATTATGACACAACTAATGTGCTGCCAAACATGGCATCTTGAATCCTCACACTGCCATTTATCAGAATCACCACAAAGTAATAAGCACAACCAGCACAGGTAAAACTTACATTTTATGCACATGCAAAAAACATAAGAGAAAGGAAATTTCTAAAGTACTGCATGTAATTGTTAATTATCCAAGGAAATGAACATGGACAGCGTGATAGTTACATTGCAGTTAATTGATGTTGCATATCTAAGAGATATAGGAAATTGATTAAGCACATTCTCCTCTGCTCAATGGCTACTTTGCTATAGGCATCCAGAAAGCAATATTTTCATCATTTGgggttctttttattttttccccttagACAATTATTGTTGTTTGGGGTTCAAGGAGTGATGTCTGTGACAATCCAGGCGAAGCTTGGCTCTTTGTAATGGATAATAAGAATGAAGTATTCAcgattttatgttttattaggATTTTAATTTAGTTAACTTACTTAACTGGGGAAATACCTATTTaggattttatgttttattaggattttaatttagtttccttAGTTAATTAGGGAAACCTCTATTTATGACAAAACTACCTAAAAAAGgacactaaaataataaaaaccctaatcaaataaggaaactaaatcAAAATCCTAATAAAACAATGTAATCTTAAAAACtctaataaaacataaaatcctAAATACTTTATTCCTATTTTCCATCACTTTGAGAGATTATCCAGTTTGGGATCTGAAAGTCCAAGAACTGTTTTGTCCATTAATTCTAAACATGATTTTACTCCCTCATTCTTATTTCTCTAAGAAAAAAAGTCTTTCTTAccataaccataaataaataattcattcGACTGAAGGTATATACACTACATTGAGGAAAGAAAACATAATACTCTGAGATGTACCTTGATCATTGACTCTGTTTCCAATGAATTCCCACAAAGACAGCGAATCTTGGTATCTGGCAGAAAGGAGTCATCAATTTCACCTTTAATTTTCACATTACTGCTATCTGAAACACACTGTCCCTTTGATGCTAAATCAGTAGCCCCAGACACCTGCATTTTTCTGTGAAGGAAAAAATGTGTTCAGGACACAAGATAGAACTAAACTAAGCAAAAATTGaagaaagataaaatacaatcatGTAGCAtatcattataaataaaaaaatgagagCTAAATGGACAGTACAATAATGGTTTTATGAATCAAATCGTAACAGAATAGAACACAAACCTATAGGTGTCATCTACTAATTTTGCAACCTGTTCCTTTCCAACAGCATTCTTCTTTGCCCACATTTTAGAAACTGTTGAAAAGAATGGAAATAATGTTGGTAGTAATTCTCAAGAATGCCATAAAACCTAAACCACATCcacaaataacaataacaacaaatacTGAGGCAGAATATTAATTGTAATCGAAAAGAAACacaatccaaaaatatatattgttatcgCAAAAGGTGACACACAATCACTTCTCTTCCTGAGGCCCATccaaagaataataaaagaaatgaaagcaAAGAAAAACAGTAGTAGTTGCCAAGTTGGATACTTATTCTTCATAAGTTACAACTTTCAGACCTTCAAGGATTCAACAGAGATGGAATATATGCATGATTtgtatattcataaaaaaataataataataataataattaataaaacataatgCTCAGTCCCATCTCATCAAAGGAACAGGTGGATAAGTATGTTTCAGATAACACTCCTCTTCTCAAGTCAACTGAATATGgggaaaagaattttataaccAACAGTTAACCGTTCATTTTGCTTATGAGGGGTTTATAAATGAACATCTCCAATGTTGTCTCACAAATGTAATATTTTATCTCCCTATTTAAAAAGAGGGAAAACGGGGAGCGAGGGCAGGGGGAGAGGGGGCGCCCGGGTGGGggcccggggggggggggggggggggggcgggggagtgggggaggggagagagagagaggttgagGAGAAGATTGAAGTTCTATTTCTCGAGAATCCAATACACCAGGATAAACAGTCCAAGTTTTTGGACTAGCAGTAGCCTTTTCAAATGAACGAAAAAAAGAAGCAAGTAGTAGAAAATCCAAACATTGCAAATATTGGAGCAGAATAAACTAATTGTAGCATGATAAATACAGAAAACATATGATTGATCTACAACATCAATTAacattactaaaatattttatgtctCAGGCTCCAATTGGTTGAATAGAA includes:
- the LOC107411325 gene encoding E3 SUMO-protein ligase SIZ1, giving the protein MDLVTSCKEKLAYFRIKELKDVLTQLGLSKQGKKQDLVDRILAILSDEQVSKMWAKKNAVGKEQVAKLVDDTYRKMQVSGATDLASKGQCVSDSSNVKIKGEIDDSFLPDTKIRCLCGNSLETESMIKCEDSRCHVWQHISCVIIPEKPMEGNAPVPEVFYCEICRLSRADPFWVTVAHPLSPVKLVTTNMPTDGTNPVQSVEKTFQLNRADKDLLSKQEHDVQAWCMLLNDKVPFRMQWPQYADLQVNGMPVRAINRPGSQLLGANGRDDGPIITAYTKDGFNKISLTGCDARIFCLGVRIVKRRTVQQILNSIPKETDGERFEDALARVRRCVGGGTTTDNADSDSDLEVVADSFVVNLRCPMSGSRMKVSGRFKPCVHMGCFDLEVFVEMNQRSRKWQCPICLKNYSLENVIIDPYFNCITSMMRHCAEDVTEIEVKPDGSWRVKAKSEIERKELGVVGQWHFPDGTLCVSNDGEEKLKADLLKQVKQEGVSEGHTGLKLGIRKNRNGFWEVSKPDDMITSSGNILPQNFGNHEQRVIPMSSSATGSGRDDEDPSVNQDGGGNFDFSTNNGVEMETISLNVDSAFGVADQNPSAPVGDAEVIVLSDSDEDNDIFISSGSVYRNHRTDGGGVNFSVPPPVMTDSYPDDPTLVTSGSPCLGLFNGNDDEFGMPLWHLPPANQAGPGFQLFGSDADVSDALVELQHGTINCSTSMNGYTLAPDPTMGTATLAPNSSVGRSDTDINDGLLDNPLPFAGDDPALQIFLPTRPSDVSMQSHFRDQADMSNGGVRTEDWISLRLGDGASGSGSNGESVTPNGLNSKQQVSSREGVIDSLPDPASLLLGMNDARSDKASRQRSDSPFSFPRQKRSVRPRLYLSIDSDSE